One genomic window of Cannabis sativa cultivar Pink pepper isolate KNU-18-1 chromosome 2, ASM2916894v1, whole genome shotgun sequence includes the following:
- the LOC115721191 gene encoding pentatricopeptide repeat-containing protein At1g56690, mitochondrial: MRLLFIQIRGYTTNVASSFNSLISRYARLGQIHNARKVFDEMPQRNIVSWNSIVAAYFQNNQPGDARKLFDKMPERNLISWNALVSGYIKNGMLSEARQVFDSMPERNVVSWTSMVRGYVQEGMILEAESLFWQMPEKNVVSWTVMLGGLIQARRIDDAHRLFNEMPEKDMVARTNMIGGYCQEGRLNEARMIFDDMPCRNVVSWTTMISGYVQNQRVDVARKLFEVMPEKNEVSWTAMLMGYTQCGRIQEASELFEVMPIKSVIACNAMILAFGQSGEVDKSRRIFDQMIEKNEVTWNGMIKVYERNGLELQALDLFASMQRHRVKLNFPSLISVLSVCASLASLDHGRQVHCQLLRSHFDNDVYVASVLITMYVKCGNLEKAKLVFDRFGEKDVVMWNSIITGYAQHGLGEEALQIFHEMCSLGLEPNDITFIGVLSACSYTGKVEEGLEIFETMKCKYLVEPRTEHYACMVDLLGRAGQVNEAMNLIKKMPVEADAIVWGSLLGACKTHMKMDLAEVAAKKLQQLEPRSSGPYILLSHMYATKGRWGDVEELRSDMRARSVSKSPGCSWIEVDKNVHMFTGGDSMGHPEHLIILRMLDRLGVLLREAGYCPDGTFVMHDVDEEEKVHSLRYHSEKLAVAYGLLKVPETMPIRVMKNLRVCGDCHSAIKLIAKVTGREIILRDANRFHHFKDGLCSCKDYW; encoded by the coding sequence ATGCGGTTGTTATTTATTCAAATCAGAGGGTATACAACAAACGTTGCAAGTTCCTTTAACTCTCTTATTTCACGCTATGCCCGTCTCGGCCAAATTCATAATGCCAGAAAGGTGTTTGATGAAATGCCTCAGAGAAATATTGTGTCTTGGAACTCCATTGTTGCTGCTTACTTCCAAAACAATCAACCCGGAGATGCCCGTAAGTTGTTTGATAAAATGCCTGAGAGGAATCTCATTTCTTGGAATGCATTGGTTTCCGGCTATATCAAGAATGGAATGCTGAGTGAAGCTAGACAAGTGTTTGATTCGATGCCTGAGCGTAATGTGGTTTCGTGGACATCTATGGTTAGAGGGTATGTGCAAGAGGGTATGATTTTGGAGGCAGAGTCACTGTTTTGGCAAATGCCTGAGAAGAATGTTGTGTCATGGACAGTTATGTTGGGTGGCTTGATACAAGCTAGGCGTATTGATGATGCTCATCGCCTTTTTAATGAGATGCCGGAGAAAGATATGGTGGCAAGGACAAACATGATTGGTGGGTATTGCCAGGAAGGTCGTTTGAATGAGGCTAGGATGATTTTTGATGATATGCCATGTAGGAATGTCGTTTCTTGGACGACAATGATATCCGGGTATGTGCAGAATCAACGGGTGGATGTGGCTAGAAAGCTGTTTGAAGTGATGCCAGAGAAAAATGAGGTATCGTGGACGGCAATGTTGATGGGTTACACTCAGTGTGGACGAATTCAAGAGGCTTCAGAACTTTTTGAGGTGATGCCAATCAAGTCAGTTATTGCTTGCAATGCAATGATACTTGCTTTTGGCCAAAGTGGAGAGGTTGATAAATCAAGAAGAATTTTTGATCAGATGATAGAGAAAAATGAAGTGACATGGAATGGCATGATTAAAGTTTATGAAAGGAATGGTCTTGAATTGCAAGCACTTGATTTATTTGCTTCGATGCAGAGACACAGAGTTAAGTTGAATTTCCCTTCACTAATCAGTGTCCTATCTGTTTGTGCTAGCCTTGCAAGTCTTGATCATGGTAGACAAGTTCACTGTCAGTTGCTAAGATCCCACTTTGATAATGATGTATATGTTGCCTCGGTCTTGATCACAATGTATGTCAAATGTGGCAATCTTGAGAAAGCTAAACTGGTTTTTGACAGATTTGGTGAAAAGGATGTTGTTATGTGGAACTCTATTATTACAGGTTATGCACAACATGGTTTAGGAGAGGAAGCTTTACAAATTTTTCATGAGATGTGCTCTTTGGGCTTAGAGCCTAATGATATTACATTCATTGGAGTTCTTTCGGCATGTAGCTACACCGGAAAGGTTGAGGAAGGTCTTGAAATTTTTGAGACAATGAAATGCAAATACCTTGTAGAGCCAAGAACAGAACACTATGCTTGCATGGTTGATCTGCTTGGTCGTGCAGGGCAGGTGAACGAGGcgatgaatttaattaaaaaaatgccAGTGGAAGCTGATGCTATTGTTTGGGGTTCCTTATTAGGTGCATGCAAAACTCACATGAAGATGGACTTAGCAGAAGTTGCAGCAAAGAAACTTCAACAGCTTGAGCCTAGGAGTTCTGGGCCTTACATTTTATTATCACATATGTATGCCACCAAGGGTCGATGGGGTGATGTTGAAGAGCTAAGGAGTGACATGAGAGCAAGAAGTGTAAGCAAATCACCTGGCTGTAGCTGGATTGAAGTGGACAAAAATGTTCACATGTTTACTGGGGGAGATAGCATGGGACATCCAGAGCATTTAATCATCCTTAGAATGTTGGATAGACTAGGTGTATTACTGAGGGAAGCCGGGTACTGTCCAGATGGTACCTTTGTGATGCACGACGTGGATGAAGAAGAGAAAGTTCATAGCCTTCGATATCACAGTGAGAAGCTGGCAGTGGCATATGGACTGCTGAAGGTGCCAGAAACAATGCCTATTCGGGTGATGAAGAATCTTAGGGTCTGTGGCGATTGCCATTCTGCGATTAAATTAATAGCCAAAGTTACAGGGAGAGAAATTATTTTAAGGGATGCTAATAGATTTCATCATTTCAAGGATGGACTGTGTTCCTGCAAAGATTATTGGTGA
- the LOC115721147 gene encoding WAT1-related protein At1g09380 yields MGIMKSRVGDCMPFLVMVIVQFCYAGMNITSKVALDSGMNPLVLVSYRQIFATLAIAPFSFLEWKTRPKITLPILFQIFLCSLTGAVANQVFYFIGLKYSSAIITSALSNILPAVTFLLAVIFRQESAGLRKKEGIAKVVGTMLCVGGAMLLSFYHGENINLGKSNIHWSYLDEARVPTTTTSTPTNPLLGPIFIILSTVGWAAWFIIQAGLSEKFPAPYTTTTLMCSMASVECGAIGMIVEHNMSAWSLTNNIWLVASLYAGVMGSAVAFFLTSWSIQRKGPLYVSVFSPMLLIVVAIFSWALLSEKIYVGTAIGSVLIIGGLYAVLWGKNKEMKLLQDVKAPKVVVLIEEKDDQYDDISSDLELQTTPYVHFPKCKHNNQDHHHLDTNIII; encoded by the exons atgGGAATAATGAAGTCAAGAGTAGGAGATTGCATGCCATTCTTGGTAATGGTTATAGTGCAATTTTGCTATGCAGGGATGAATATTACGTCCAAAGTTGCCTTGGACTCTGGAATGAACCCTCTTGTTCTTGTCTCTTATCGCCAAATATTTGCCACTTTAGCCATTGCCCCCTTCAGTTTTCTCGAATG gaAAACAAGACCGAAGATCACATTGCCTATTTTGTTCCAGATTTTCTTATGCTCTTTGACTGG GGCAGTAGCTAATCAAGTGTTTTACTTCATTGGCTTAAAATACTCATCAGCAATAATAACTAGTGCATTATCTAATATTCTCCCAGCAGTCACATTCCTCCTTGCTGTCATTTTcag ACAAGAATCAGCTGGGTTAAGGAAGAAAGAAGGAATAGCTAAAGTGGTAGGAACAATGTTATGTGTAGGGGGAGCCATGTTACTGTCGTTTTACCACggtgaaaatatcaatttgggTAAATCTAATATTCACTGGTCTTATCTTGACGAAGCCAGAGTCCCTACTACCACTACTTCTACTCCCACAAACCCACTCTTAGGCCCTATTTTCATTATACTAAGCACCGTTGGTTGGGCTGCATGGTTCATCATCCag gctGGATTGAGTGAGAAGTTCCCAGCTCCATACACAACGACGACGTTAATGTGCTCGATGGCGAGCGTGGAGTGTGGGGCCATTGGCATGATTGTCGAACACAACATGTCGGCTTGGTCTTTGACCAATAACATTTGGCTTGTTGCTTCTCTCTACGCg GGAGTTATGGGTTCAGCAGTGGCATTTTTCCTAACATCTTGGAGTATACAAAGAAAAGGTCCACTCTACGTGTCAGTGTTTAGTCCCATGTTACTGATTGTGGTGGCTATTTTCAGTTGGGCTCTTCTATCTGAGAAAATTTATGTTGGAac GGCAATAGGGTCAGTTTTGATAATTGGGGGACTTTATGCTGTTCTATGGGGTAAGAATAAGGAGATGAAATTACTACAAGATGTGAAAGCACCAAAGGTAGTTGTACTAATAGAAGAGAAGGATGATCAATATGATGATATCAGTAGTGACTTGGAATTACAAACCACTCCCTATGTTCATTTTCCCAAGTGCAAACATAATAACCAAGATCATCATCATCTCGacactaatataattatataa
- the LOC115718594 gene encoding GDSL esterase/lipase At1g09390: protein MAMASYSHSQSIGLTLFTLIYLLLSTVNPVVSQCKNRPVIFNFGDSNSDTGGLVAGLGFSVNLPNGRTFFNRSTGRLSDGRLIIDFLCQSLKTSYLIPYLDSLAGSKFTNGANFAIVGSSTLPKYVPFSLNIQVMQFTHFKARNLELVAAGSNNLYLITDEGFKKALYTIDIGQNDIADSFAKNMSYLEVVKTIPSITIEIQNAIKTLYDQGGRNFWVHNTGPLGCLPQKLSLVKNQKLDQHGCISIYNDAAKMFNEELRRLCQKMRTEMRDATIVYVDIYSIKYDLIANSTKYGFSSPLMACCGDGGPPYNYNIKVTCGQAGHQVCDKGTRRINWDGIHYTEAANSIVASKILSMAYSTPRLKFDFFCSS, encoded by the exons ATGGCCATGGCTTCCTATTCTCATTCTCAGTCCATTGGTCTCACTCTGTTTACATTGATTTACCTCCTCCTTTCAACGGTGAATCCAGTGGTGTCTCAGTGCAAAAACAGGCCGGTAATCTTCAACTTCGGCGATTCCAACTCGGACACGGGTGGACTGGTGGCGGGACTCGGATTCTCAGTCAACCTTCCCAATGGCCGTACGTTTTTCAACAGATCAACCGGTCGGTTGTCCGATGGACGCCTCATCATTGATTTTCTCT GCCAAAGTTTGAAGACAAGCTATTTGATTCCATACCTAGACTCATTGGCAGGGAGCAAGTTCACAAATGGGGCCAATTTTGCAATTGTGGGGTCCTCAACCCTCCCTAAATATGTACCCTTTTCTTTGAATATTCAGGTCATGCAGTTCACTCATTTCAAAGCTAGGAATCTTGAGCTTGTTGCAGCAG GTTCAAATAATCTTTACTTAATCACCGATGAAGGGTTTAAGAAGGCGCTTTACACCATCGATATTGGGCAAAATGACATTGCTGACTCTTTTGCTAAAAATATGTCCTATCTTGAAGTTGTAAAAACCATTCCATCCATAACTATAGAAATACAGAATGCAATTAAG ACTCTATATGATCAAGGTGGCAGGAATTTTTGGGTACATAACACAGGGCCATTGGGATGTCTTCCTCAGAAACTTTCATTAGTTAAGAATCAGAAATTAGACCAACATGGATGCATTTCGATTTATAATGATGCAGCGAAAATGTTCAACGAAGAATTGCGTCGTTTATGTCAAAAGATGAGAACTGAAATGAGAGATGCAACTATTGTGTATGTAGATATCTACTCCATCAAGTATGATCTTATTGCCAACTCTACAAAATATG GCTTCTCAAGTCCTCTAATGGCATGTTGTGGTGATGGAGGTCCTCCTTACAATTACAACATCAAAGTGACGTGTGGTCAAGCCGGCCATCAAGTCTGCGACAAAGGAACTCGGCGCATAAATTGGGATGGTATTCATTACACAGAGGCTGCAAACTCCATTGTTGCATCCAAAATACTTTCCATGGCTTATTCAACACCTAGGCTCAAGTTTGATTTCTTTTGTAGTAGTTGA